A DNA window from Mariprofundus aestuarium contains the following coding sequences:
- a CDS encoding ABC transporter substrate-binding protein — protein sequence MIQKRTLLVITVAAVAVAATVWVSFLQKEQKPEALNLVLGVELSLLTAPVWIAEYNGYFQKNNLNLEIRGFTSGKASLAAMLKGERLDVITVAQTPIMFNSFKTDSFAIVATMVTSYSDMKLIVNSDSGINSTLDLKGKKVGLTNGSTGEYFFSLVLLDSAVEPSTVEVIDIAPSGLPLALKEGLVDAICTWEPHAINAKRLIGDKASALKTSDKLYREDFYFVANKHVLEVSPQAFIRFLSAIEEAEAFIHSNREEAKGIVSKRLNLDRVFVDALWDEFNYQLSLDQTVFLTLEDEARWAIANGLTDATQIPNYLNYINTGPLKKANPGAVKIY from the coding sequence GAAGCCTGAAGCACTAAATCTTGTCCTGGGGGTGGAGCTTAGTCTTCTCACCGCACCCGTATGGATAGCTGAATACAATGGGTACTTTCAGAAAAACAATCTGAACCTGGAAATTCGCGGATTCACTTCTGGAAAAGCATCACTGGCCGCAATGCTCAAAGGGGAGAGGCTGGATGTAATCACGGTTGCCCAGACCCCCATCATGTTTAACAGCTTCAAAACAGATAGCTTTGCAATTGTTGCAACCATGGTCACCTCCTATTCGGATATGAAGCTCATCGTAAATAGTGATAGCGGTATAAACAGCACCTTGGATCTTAAGGGAAAGAAGGTAGGGCTGACTAATGGTTCGACTGGCGAGTACTTCTTCTCACTGGTTCTGCTGGACTCAGCAGTGGAGCCATCAACAGTAGAGGTCATAGACATTGCACCATCAGGATTGCCACTTGCTCTGAAGGAGGGTCTTGTCGATGCAATTTGCACTTGGGAACCCCACGCCATCAACGCAAAAAGGCTTATTGGAGACAAGGCATCCGCACTGAAAACCTCGGACAAGCTCTATCGTGAGGACTTCTACTTCGTTGCCAACAAGCATGTTCTGGAAGTCTCGCCGCAAGCGTTCATCCGGTTTCTGAGTGCAATCGAAGAGGCTGAGGCATTCATCCACAGTAATAGGGAGGAAGCCAAGGGTATTGTATCCAAACGCCTGAATCTGGACAGGGTCTTTGTGGATGCCCTGTGGGATGAATTCAACTATCAACTCAGTCTGGATCAGACTGTTTTCCTCACATTAGAAGATGAGGCGAGGTGGGCTATTGCAAATGGGTTGACCGATGCCACTCAAATACCCAACTATCTCAATTATATTAATACGGGTCCCCTGAAGAAGGCGAATCCGGGTGCTGTTAAGATCTATTAA